The following DNA comes from Acidobacteriota bacterium.
AACACGATGTTTTTGTGCTCGACTTCATGAATGATACGGACACGATCCGCGATTCTTTCGCCGACTACTACCGAACAACGATCCTCTCCGAGGAAACCGATCCAGACAAACTGCATGATCTGAAGGCGGGTCTTGACGGCTATCAGGTTTATTCGGATGCCCAAGTGGATCAATTTGCCGAGCTGTATCTCGGAGGTGCGGACCGTGACCGCCTTGACCCCATCCTCGACGCATGTGTGGCCGGATACAAGGAACAACTTGACGAGGACGGGCAGGTGGATTTCAAGGGTAAGGCCAAGGCCTTTCTCCGAACCTATGGTTTTTTATCCTCTATTCTGCCCTATACAAATATGGGATGGGAAAAACTCTCGATTTTTTTAACTTTTCTTGTTCCCAAACTGCCGGCGCCTGTCGAAGAGGATTTGTCCAGGGGCATCCTTGAAGCGATCGACATGGACAGCTACAGGGTAGAGAAGCGGTCGGTCGTAAGTATCCAAATTCCTGATGAGGACGGAGAGATCGGCCCAGTTCCTACAAGCGGGGGCGGTCATATCCCCGAACCGGAGCTCGATCGACTCTCGAACATCATCAAGGCTTTTAACGACCAGTTCGGAAATATCCCATGGACGGACACAGACCGAATCAACAAAATGATCACGGAGGAGATTCCAAAGCGTGTCGAGGCAGACATTGCATACCAGAATGCCAAGAAGAACTCGGATAAGCAGAATGCCCGCATTGAACACGACAAAGCCCTCGCGCGTGTTATGACAGCCTTTGTGAAGGATGATATGGAACTGTTCAAGCAATTTCAGGACAATGAATCTTTCAAGCGGTGGCTGACGGATACGGTTTTTGGTTTGACATATGAGGTTTCCAGCAAACAAGTAAGTTCAAACGCATAATTCGGGTGTCTGTCGTTTATGCTTTTATTTGTATTCATGATGAAGATGAGGATGGCGATATAGGCAAGCTGTTGAGGAGTTTGACTTGGTAGAGTGTATGATCATGCATCTTCGGGAGCGATATCAAAGAGGAGACCTTAGGCCATGAAAAATGTTCCGGATGGTCCAAATGAACAACGCTCCGAAATCATCATCTACCAGACCGATGACGGTAAAACACAGCTCCAGGTCCGACTGGAAAATGAGACGGTCTGGCTGACACAAAACATGATGGCCGCACTGTTTCAGACGACGAAGCAGAATATCGGTCAGCACCTCAAGAATATCTTTGCGGAGGGGGAGTTACATCATGATTCAGTTGTAAAGAAATCCTTTACAACTGCCGCCGACGGCAAGCAGTACGAGACACTCTTCTACAACCTCGACGCAATTATCTCAGTCGGCTATAGGGTCAACAGTATCCGCGGGACCCACTTCCGCATCTGGGCGACCCAGCGCCTGAGAGAGTACATTATAAAGGGCTTCACGCTCGACGACGAGCGCCTCAAGGGGAGAGACCAACTGGCGGATTACTTTGATGAATTGCTTGCCCGTATTCGTGAGATCCGGGCCAGCGAAAAACGCGTCTACCAGCGCATCCGTGAAATTTTCGCTCTCGCTTCCGACTACCGGGAAGGCGAGGAAGAGACGTTGGCTTTCTTCGCAGTTATGCAGAACAAGATGCACTATGCAGCCACAGGCCTGACGGCCGCCGAGATTGTCCGGCGGCGCGCCGATTCGGGAAAGGCCAATATGGGGCTAACCTCATGGAGCGGGCGCCGTGTTATGAAGCGCGATGTAGCGACAGCGAAAAATTACCTGATCGAGATAGAAATAGATACCCTCAACCGTATTGTGGTGATGTTCTTGGATCAGGCCGAGTTCCGAGCCAGGCGCCGGCAAGACATCAGGATAAAAGATTGGGGGGTTTTTCTCGACAAGTTCCTGAGGGACACCGAGCTGCCGGTGCTCATGCATGCGGGTTCGGTAAGTCGCGAGGATGCGCTTGCCTGGGCCGACGTACAGTACGATGCTTTTGCCGGTAGACGGAGACTGGAGGCGGAACAAGAGGCCGAAGCGCGTTACTTGGACGATCTGCGGGCATCAGCCAAGGTGCTGGAATCGAAGATCAAGAAGAAGACAGCCATAAGCAAGAAAAAACGGATTGATTAGCACTTTCCCACCTTGCCCCACCTCCCCCCATATGCTATAAATATTGTTAATGAAAGATGATGTGAACGTTGTTTTCTGCGGGGAGGCGGGGCAGGGAGTCCAGACCGCGGAGGCGCTCCTCGTCCGGGCCTTCAAGCAGGCCGGCTGTCACGTCTTCGCGACCAAGGAGTACATGTCCCGGATCCGCGGGGGCAGCAACTCGACCGACATCCGCGTCTCCTCCCGGGCCGTAAACGCGCCGCTCAAGGCGATCGACATCTGCGTGCCCCTGCACAAGGGGGCGCTCAATCATCTGGCCAAGCGCATCTCTACCGAAACGATTGTCATCGGCGACGCCGATCACCTCGCCGAATGCCGCTGCGGGACGCACGTCGAGGCGCCGTTCGCCGCAATCGCCAAAGAGGCCGGGGGCAAGATCTTCGCCACGGTCGCCGCCGCGGGGGCCGTGGCCGGGCTTCTCGGGATGGACGACAAAGCCTTCATCGAGCTCGTCGGCAAGGCCATCGCCAAAAAGGGCGAGGAGATCGTCAAGAAAAACAAACAGGCCGCATCGCGCGGACTCGAGTTCGGCCGGAAGCTTCGGGAAGAGGGGAGCGGCGGCTTCGCCCTCGAGCCCGATCCCGAAGTCTCCGGACGGATCGTCGTCACAGGGGCCGAGGCCGTCGCCCTCGGCGCCCTGGCCGGCGGCTGCGATTTCCTCTCGTCCTATCCGATGTCGCCTTCGACCGGCGTCATGACCTTCCTCGCCGGACAGGCCGCGTCCTTTGGCCTCGTCGTCGAGCAGGCCGAGGACGAAATCAGCGCCGTCAACATGGCTCTCGGAGCCTGGTACGCCGGAGCCCGGGCCATCGTCACAACCTCGGGTGGCGGGTTCGCCCTCATGGTCGAGGGGCTGAGCCTGGCCGGCATCATCGAATCGCCGCTCGTCATCCACCTGGCCCAGCGCCCCGGGCCGGCCACCGGGCTTCCCACCCGGACCGAGCAGGGCGACCTGGAGTTCGCCCTCTATTCGGGACACGGCGAGTTCCCGAGGATTCTGCTTGCGCCGGGGACACGCGAGGAGGCCTTCCTTCTTGCGGGCAAGGCCTTCGACCTCGCCGACAAGCACCAGGTGCCGGTCATCCTGCTCACCGACCAGTTCCTCATGGACTCCTACGCCGACACGCCGCCCTTCGACCCGGCGGCCGTCGAGGCCGTGCGCCGCATCCACAAGACCGAGGCCGGATACAAGCGCTACGCCCTGTCGCTCGACGGCATCTCGCCCCGCGGCATCCCCGGATACGGCGAGGGGCTCGTGGGTGTCGACTCCGACGAGCACGACGAGGAGGCCCACATCACCGAGGATCTGGAGC
Coding sequences within:
- a CDS encoding virulence RhuM family protein is translated as MKNVPDGPNEQRSEIIIYQTDDGKTQLQVRLENETVWLTQNMMAALFQTTKQNIGQHLKNIFAEGELHHDSVVKKSFTTAADGKQYETLFYNLDAIISVGYRVNSIRGTHFRIWATQRLREYIIKGFTLDDERLKGRDQLADYFDELLARIREIRASEKRVYQRIREIFALASDYREGEEETLAFFAVMQNKMHYAATGLTAAEIVRRRADSGKANMGLTSWSGRRVMKRDVATAKNYLIEIEIDTLNRIVVMFLDQAEFRARRRQDIRIKDWGVFLDKFLRDTELPVLMHAGSVSREDALAWADVQYDAFAGRRRLEAEQEAEARYLDDLRASAKVLESKIKKKTAISKKKRID
- a CDS encoding 2-oxoacid:acceptor oxidoreductase subunit alpha, coding for MKDDVNVVFCGEAGQGVQTAEALLVRAFKQAGCHVFATKEYMSRIRGGSNSTDIRVSSRAVNAPLKAIDICVPLHKGALNHLAKRISTETIVIGDADHLAECRCGTHVEAPFAAIAKEAGGKIFATVAAAGAVAGLLGMDDKAFIELVGKAIAKKGEEIVKKNKQAASRGLEFGRKLREEGSGGFALEPDPEVSGRIVVTGAEAVALGALAGGCDFLSSYPMSPSTGVMTFLAGQAASFGLVVEQAEDEISAVNMALGAWYAGARAIVTTSGGGFALMVEGLSLAGIIESPLVIHLAQRPGPATGLPTRTEQGDLEFALYSGHGEFPRILLAPGTREEAFLLAGKAFDLADKHQVPVILLTDQFLMDSYADTPPFDPAAVEAVRRIHKTEAGYKRYALSLDGISPRGIPGYGEGLVGVDSDEHDEEAHITEDLELRTKMVVKRLRKADGILREAIPPEYIGEPGARVLVVTWGSTRNPVREALAAIGRKDVAQLHFSQVWPLHPSAEFLLARAKRRILVEGNATAQFGRLLHLYAGAEMSARILRCDGLPFAADETAERLREVLDREALQ